A genomic segment from Yimella sp. cx-51 encodes:
- a CDS encoding transglycosylase domain-containing protein, with the protein MSESDNHPETPHDEASPRRARRAAATRRKGRPLWAKVALRTMLGFFVLGLIGFIALVVIYLRTEIPKPNADADKQVSIIYYSDGKTELDRFSSVNREDVQINRVPKDVQHAFLAAEDRNFYDNRGVSVSGIVRALWTNLTGGQQQGGSTITQQYVKNYFLTQDKTVSRKLNEVMISIKLDQKYTKDEILQRYLNNIYFGRNSYGIQAASKTYFNKDVSQLNASEGAFLASVINAPSLFDPAGGKAAAERMNNRMIYVLDGMVTEGWMSPQVRAQQKMPVVQPVKAPTYGSGPTGYLTQTVRNELKNKLKLSDTDIARGGLRITTTIDVKKQRAAEKAVQKAIPADVPSLKDLHAGLVAQKPDGSIVALYGGSDYRKSQWNAATYAAPQAGSTFKVFGTVAALENGYSLNSRFSGASPFRLPGTKPLRNDGGEQFGYINMSTMMQHSVNTSFLRLNQQMGPVKTREAAIKAGIPAGSAGMNDNVTNILGEASVHVSDVANAFSTVSSEGKKADQHIIAKVSSVAGSFSYTAKTGTTQVIDKKVSADVVNSMATVTQPGGTAYRALSRADFTRPSAGKTGTTDGYKAAWYAGFTPNQLTTAVGMYAGDGTKSLAAEGASFYGGEVPATIWADFMNAALEGEPVAKIPEPGRVKGGSVGQVPPPVRQTTQNTPRATSTTTSSSTTSSTTSSSTTSSTTSSTSSSSTSSSSSSTTTAPPSSTTTPPAPSTTTAPPPPASTQPPAPSTQAPAANGATGTAAAVPTGAATARP; encoded by the coding sequence GTGAGCGAGAGCGACAACCACCCCGAGACCCCGCACGACGAGGCGTCTCCCCGACGCGCCCGTCGGGCTGCCGCGACCCGTCGTAAGGGGCGTCCGCTCTGGGCCAAGGTCGCGCTCCGCACCATGCTCGGGTTCTTCGTGCTCGGCCTCATCGGCTTCATCGCGCTGGTCGTCATCTACCTGCGCACCGAGATCCCGAAGCCGAATGCCGACGCCGACAAGCAGGTGTCGATCATCTACTACTCCGACGGCAAGACCGAGCTCGATCGCTTCAGCTCGGTCAACCGTGAGGACGTCCAGATCAATCGGGTGCCCAAGGATGTGCAGCACGCCTTCCTGGCCGCTGAAGACCGCAACTTCTACGACAACCGCGGCGTCAGCGTGTCCGGCATCGTCCGAGCCTTGTGGACCAACCTGACCGGCGGTCAGCAGCAGGGTGGGTCGACGATCACCCAGCAGTACGTCAAGAACTACTTCCTCACTCAGGACAAAACGGTCAGTCGCAAGCTGAACGAGGTGATGATCTCGATCAAGCTGGACCAGAAGTACACCAAGGACGAGATCCTCCAGCGCTACCTCAACAACATTTACTTCGGCCGCAACTCCTACGGCATCCAGGCGGCGTCCAAGACCTACTTCAACAAGGACGTCTCCCAGCTCAACGCTTCCGAGGGAGCCTTCCTCGCCTCGGTCATCAACGCTCCGAGCCTGTTCGACCCGGCCGGTGGCAAGGCTGCTGCCGAGCGGATGAACAACCGCATGATCTACGTGCTGGACGGCATGGTCACCGAGGGCTGGATGTCGCCACAGGTGCGGGCCCAACAGAAGATGCCCGTCGTCCAGCCGGTCAAGGCCCCCACCTACGGCAGCGGCCCCACCGGCTATCTGACGCAGACGGTGCGCAACGAGCTGAAGAACAAGCTCAAGCTCTCCGACACCGACATCGCCCGCGGTGGCCTACGGATCACCACGACGATCGATGTGAAGAAGCAGAGGGCGGCCGAGAAGGCGGTGCAGAAGGCGATCCCGGCCGATGTCCCGAGCCTGAAGGATCTGCACGCCGGCCTCGTCGCGCAGAAACCGGACGGTTCGATCGTCGCGCTCTACGGCGGTTCCGACTACCGCAAGAGTCAGTGGAACGCCGCCACCTACGCCGCGCCGCAGGCCGGCTCCACTTTCAAGGTGTTCGGCACGGTGGCTGCCCTGGAGAACGGCTACTCCCTCAACAGTCGGTTCAGCGGCGCGAGCCCGTTCCGGCTGCCCGGCACCAAGCCATTGCGCAACGACGGCGGCGAGCAGTTCGGCTACATCAACATGAGCACGATGATGCAGCACTCCGTGAACACCTCGTTCTTGCGACTCAACCAGCAGATGGGTCCGGTCAAGACCCGCGAGGCCGCCATCAAGGCGGGTATCCCGGCCGGGTCGGCGGGCATGAACGACAACGTCACCAACATCCTGGGCGAGGCCTCGGTGCACGTCTCGGACGTCGCGAATGCCTTCAGCACCGTCAGCAGCGAGGGCAAGAAGGCCGACCAGCACATCATCGCCAAGGTGAGCAGCGTGGCCGGCTCGTTCAGCTACACCGCCAAGACCGGCACCACGCAGGTGATCGACAAGAAGGTCTCCGCCGACGTCGTCAACTCCATGGCGACCGTTACCCAGCCCGGCGGCACGGCCTACCGTGCCCTCAGCCGTGCCGACTTCACCAGGCCCTCCGCCGGCAAGACCGGCACCACCGACGGTTACAAGGCAGCGTGGTACGCCGGGTTCACCCCCAACCAACTGACCACCGCCGTCGGTATGTACGCCGGTGACGGCACCAAGTCACTCGCGGCCGAGGGCGCGAGCTTCTACGGCGGCGAGGTGCCGGCAACGATCTGGGCCGACTTCATGAATGCTGCGCTCGAAGGCGAGCCGGTTGCGAAGATCCCCGAGCCCGGACGCGTGAAGGGCGGCTCGGTGGGCCAGGTGCCTCCGCCGGTGCGGCAGACCACCCAGAACACCCCGCGTGCCACGAGCACTACCACCTCCTCCAGCACGACGTCCTCGACGACGAGCAGCAGCACCACAAGCTCGACCACGTCGTCGACGTCCAGTTCGAGCACGAGCTCCTCCTCGTCCAGCACGACGACGGCCCCGCCGAGCAGCACCACGACGCCCCCGGCGCCGAGCACCACCACCGCACCTCCGCCGCCGGCCAGCACGCAGCCTCCGGCACCAAGCACCCAGGCACCCGCAGCCAATGGCGCAACGGGCACCGCTGCAGCGGTGCCGACCGGGGCGGCAACCGCCCGGCCATGA
- a CDS encoding helix-turn-helix transcriptional regulator, with the protein MYRFDTSHALLSTTQSRRMSVDDACKRLCLSNCCRGFEEVAMSRRGATLELAVLGLLHEQPMHGYELRKRLSGILGAFRVVSYGSLYPCLRTLSERGWITEHAEQTRGKRPRISYELTAEGKEQFQTLMDYAGPNTWEDDSFDVHFAFFGRASSDVRLRILEGRRSRLEERLDGAREQARLRRERTDRYTAELHRYGLEATEHEVRWLNELITAEREGSESKSTGMTTRAGIPSQSAAEDTEREVSESKTTDLSTGRRIPSQSATEDTEREVSESKTTDLSTGRRIPSQSATEDTELENNSPRTSSQTEDPTA; encoded by the coding sequence ATGTATCGGTTCGATACATCGCATGCGCTACTCTCGACCACACAAAGCCGTCGTATGTCAGTTGATGATGCGTGCAAGCGGCTTTGTCTGTCCAATTGCTGTCGAGGGTTCGAGGAGGTTGCGATGTCACGTCGCGGCGCGACCCTCGAACTCGCGGTGCTGGGATTGCTGCACGAGCAGCCGATGCACGGCTACGAGTTGCGCAAGCGCCTGTCGGGCATCCTCGGCGCCTTTCGGGTGGTCTCGTACGGCTCGCTCTACCCCTGTCTACGCACGCTCAGCGAGCGTGGGTGGATCACCGAGCATGCGGAGCAGACCCGAGGCAAGCGTCCGCGGATCAGTTACGAACTGACTGCGGAGGGCAAGGAGCAGTTCCAGACGCTCATGGATTACGCCGGTCCGAACACATGGGAGGACGACAGTTTCGACGTCCACTTCGCGTTCTTCGGCCGGGCCAGCAGCGACGTGCGGTTGCGCATTCTGGAAGGTCGGCGCAGCCGGCTGGAAGAACGACTGGACGGCGCGCGTGAGCAGGCCCGCCTCCGCCGCGAGCGCACCGACCGTTACACCGCGGAGCTGCACCGCTACGGCCTGGAAGCGACCGAGCATGAGGTGCGGTGGCTGAATGAGCTCATTACCGCCGAGCGCGAAGGTTCGGAATCCAAGAGCACTGGCATGACCACACGCGCAGGGATTCCGAGCCAGAGCGCGGCAGAAGACACCGAGCGCGAAGTCTCGGAATCCAAGACCACTGACCTGAGCACAGGCAGACGGATTCCGAGCCAGAGCGCGACAGAAGACACCGAGCGCGAAGTCTCGGAATCCAAGACCACTGACCTGAGCACAGGCAGACGGATTCCGAGCCAGAGCGCGACAGAAGACACCGAGCTCGAGAACAACTCGCCAAGAACTTCGTCCCAAACCGAAGACCCCACGGCCTGA
- a CDS encoding single-stranded DNA-binding protein: MAGDTVITVIGNLTQDPELRFTPSGAAVANFTVASTPRQFDRQSNEWKDGETLFLRCSVWRDVAENVAESLTRGSRVIVSGRLKSRSYETKEGEKRTSMELDVDEIGPSLRYATAKVNKTQRGGGGNFGGGGGGNYGGGQQGGGNASQGNFAPQQQEDPWATSGPSQNAGGGQQGGGWNSGPSYDEPPF, encoded by the coding sequence ATGGCCGGCGACACCGTCATCACCGTGATCGGCAATCTCACTCAAGACCCGGAGTTGCGTTTCACGCCGTCCGGGGCTGCCGTTGCGAACTTCACCGTGGCCTCGACGCCGCGTCAGTTCGACCGGCAGAGCAATGAGTGGAAGGACGGCGAAACGCTGTTCCTGCGCTGCTCAGTGTGGCGTGACGTCGCCGAGAACGTCGCCGAGTCGCTGACCCGCGGATCGCGGGTGATCGTTTCGGGCCGTCTGAAGTCTCGTTCGTACGAGACCAAGGAAGGCGAGAAGCGCACCAGCATGGAGCTCGACGTCGACGAGATCGGCCCGTCGTTGCGCTACGCCACCGCGAAGGTCAACAAGACCCAGCGCGGCGGAGGCGGCAACTTCGGCGGCGGTGGCGGCGGCAACTACGGCGGCGGCCAGCAGGGTGGCGGCAACGCTTCCCAGGGCAACTTCGCCCCGCAGCAGCAGGAAGACCCTTGGGCCACTAGTGGCCCGAGCCAGAATGCCGGCGGCGGACAGCAGGGCGGCGGCTGGAACTCCGGCCCGTCCTACGACGAACCCCCGTTCTGA
- a CDS encoding MATE family efflux transporter, with protein MTHQPAQADARQILRLAAPAFLTLIAEPLFLLTDSAIVGHLGTVSLAALGVASAVLLTAAGVFVFLAYATTAVVARRIGAGQQRRALEAGVDGLWLALLLGIPTAVLVALFARPLCAVMGASGQVLDPATTYLQIAAFGIPSILVVAAATGVLRGFQDTRTPLYVAVGGFSANALLNYLLVYPAGMGIAGSAWGTVIAQTGAGAVFALFVLRRAHQAGARLAFHPGDVLSAARNGVPLLIRTLALRAAFLLTTWVAAALGVIPLAAHQVAMNVFSLLAFALDALAIAAQALIGTGLGAGDADYARRATRLMTRWGWWGGLVLAGLTAASAWLLPPLFTSDPDVRSTLTVALLVLAVTQPISGAVFVLDGVLMGAGDNRALAWLSIATLLAYTPLLLLLRANAAHLSAREGIALLWAALAVFMALRWVALGWRSRTDAWLVTGAN; from the coding sequence GTGACGCACCAGCCTGCCCAGGCAGATGCCCGCCAGATCCTGCGCCTCGCCGCCCCGGCCTTCCTGACCCTGATCGCCGAGCCACTCTTCCTGCTCACCGACAGCGCGATCGTGGGCCATCTGGGCACGGTCTCCCTCGCAGCACTCGGCGTCGCCTCGGCCGTACTACTGACTGCGGCCGGCGTGTTCGTCTTCCTCGCCTACGCCACCACAGCGGTCGTGGCGCGCCGGATCGGCGCCGGCCAGCAGCGACGTGCCCTGGAGGCCGGCGTGGACGGCCTGTGGCTGGCGCTGCTGCTCGGCATTCCCACCGCCGTCCTGGTGGCACTGTTCGCCAGACCGCTGTGTGCGGTCATGGGTGCCTCCGGGCAGGTGCTCGACCCCGCCACGACCTATCTCCAGATCGCCGCGTTCGGGATCCCCTCGATCTTGGTGGTTGCCGCAGCAACCGGCGTCCTGCGCGGCTTCCAGGACACCCGCACACCGTTATATGTAGCTGTCGGCGGATTCAGCGCCAACGCGCTGCTCAACTACCTGCTGGTCTACCCCGCGGGGATGGGCATCGCCGGGTCGGCGTGGGGCACGGTCATCGCCCAGACCGGCGCCGGAGCGGTCTTCGCATTGTTCGTGCTGCGCCGGGCGCATCAGGCCGGTGCTCGCCTCGCCTTCCACCCCGGTGACGTGCTCTCCGCCGCGCGCAACGGCGTCCCGCTGTTGATCCGCACCCTCGCGCTGCGCGCCGCCTTCCTGCTCACCACCTGGGTGGCCGCCGCGCTGGGCGTCATTCCCTTGGCAGCGCACCAGGTGGCGATGAACGTCTTCAGCCTGCTCGCCTTCGCCCTCGACGCTCTCGCGATCGCCGCACAGGCGCTCATCGGCACCGGGCTCGGCGCCGGCGACGCAGACTACGCCCGACGTGCGACCCGCTTGATGACCCGCTGGGGCTGGTGGGGCGGCCTCGTCCTCGCCGGCCTCACCGCTGCCTCGGCGTGGCTGCTCCCGCCGCTGTTCACCTCCGACCCGGACGTGCGCAGCACCCTCACAGTGGCGCTGCTGGTGCTCGCGGTCACCCAGCCGATCTCCGGGGCGGTCTTCGTGCTGGATGGTGTGTTGATGGGCGCCGGCGACAACCGCGCACTCGCGTGGCTGAGCATCGCGACGCTTCTTGCGTACACGCCTCTCCTGCTCCTGCTGCGGGCGAATGCAGCGCATCTGTCCGCTCGCGAAGGGATTGCGCTGCTCTGGGCCGCACTCGCGGTCTTCATGGCGCTGCGCTGGGTGGCCCTTGGCTGGCGCTCCCGCACGGACGCATGGCTGGTGACGGGCGCAAACTGA
- a CDS encoding glycosyltransferase 87 family protein, whose amino-acid sequence MTVTPRRDSDRLTVPSRGEGVVGWATEVIGGPTGRYGAIGRRGASYAVTVLSALASVFVALGVVQKHSCVEKGWGAPESLWRACYSDLAVGLTGNGGPWAAGGPGENQPMLTALLQWLLRQVTPTGSSLAVQQYYFAFGAVLIALAIAATVIALTAALPGTPWLAAHAALSPVLITASLVSMDAFGVALATVGLVLWMRDKPLAAGVLLGLAVMARSYPLIIVAAIVLVALRDGRSREMTRMLVGVAAAVGACLAVAIAVGGDPFAVYQNWNRAAAGYGSPWLVLSILKIKVDAATLTWLAVAGWLLALLVGAYLVRRPRHATPLPALVLTMLVIVMCTGKAFPVQQAIWVLPLLALIAMRWREHLVWAGVEIVYFVMTFLYIASSSDPNKGVAPAMYVVFAMVRLIAYAGLAWVSWETAEELADHQDPESARALEERLQRELSTAPGDDSVIVGGRA is encoded by the coding sequence GTGACCGTCACCCCACGCCGCGACAGCGACCGCCTCACCGTGCCGAGCCGCGGTGAAGGGGTGGTCGGCTGGGCCACCGAGGTGATCGGTGGACCCACCGGCCGCTACGGCGCCATCGGGCGCCGGGGCGCGTCCTACGCGGTCACCGTGCTGAGCGCGCTGGCGTCCGTCTTCGTCGCGCTCGGCGTGGTGCAGAAGCATTCCTGCGTCGAGAAAGGTTGGGGCGCACCGGAATCGCTCTGGCGTGCTTGTTACTCAGACCTCGCCGTGGGCCTGACCGGCAACGGCGGTCCGTGGGCCGCAGGCGGCCCGGGTGAGAACCAGCCGATGCTCACCGCACTCCTGCAATGGTTGCTGCGGCAGGTGACCCCCACCGGGTCGAGCCTGGCGGTGCAGCAGTACTACTTCGCCTTCGGTGCGGTGCTGATCGCGCTCGCGATCGCGGCCACCGTCATCGCGCTGACCGCAGCCTTGCCGGGCACGCCCTGGCTCGCGGCACATGCTGCACTCAGCCCGGTGCTGATCACCGCATCGCTGGTCTCGATGGACGCCTTCGGTGTCGCGCTGGCCACCGTCGGTCTGGTGTTGTGGATGCGCGACAAGCCGCTCGCAGCCGGCGTCCTGCTGGGCCTGGCCGTCATGGCCCGGAGCTATCCACTGATCATCGTTGCGGCCATCGTGCTCGTGGCGCTGCGCGATGGTCGTTCCCGCGAAATGACCAGGATGCTCGTCGGAGTCGCCGCGGCCGTCGGTGCCTGCTTGGCGGTCGCGATCGCCGTCGGGGGCGACCCGTTCGCGGTCTACCAGAACTGGAACCGCGCCGCTGCCGGTTACGGATCGCCCTGGTTGGTGCTGTCGATCCTGAAGATCAAGGTGGACGCCGCCACGCTCACCTGGTTGGCCGTCGCGGGCTGGCTGCTCGCGTTGCTGGTCGGTGCCTACCTGGTGCGCCGCCCCCGTCACGCGACACCGTTACCGGCACTCGTGCTGACGATGCTGGTGATCGTGATGTGCACCGGCAAGGCCTTCCCGGTGCAACAGGCGATCTGGGTGCTGCCATTGTTGGCGCTCATCGCGATGCGTTGGCGTGAGCACCTGGTGTGGGCGGGTGTCGAGATCGTCTACTTCGTCATGACCTTCCTCTACATCGCCTCCAGTTCCGACCCGAACAAGGGCGTTGCTCCGGCGATGTATGTCGTCTTCGCGATGGTGCGGCTGATCGCGTACGCCGGTCTGGCCTGGGTGAGTTGGGAAACTGCCGAAGAATTGGCCGACCACCAAGACCCCGAGTCGGCCCGCGCCCTCGAGGAGCGGTTGCAACGCGAGTTGTCCACAGCCCCGGGCGACGATTCGGTGATTGTCGGCGGCCGCGCCTAG
- the rpsF gene encoding 30S ribosomal protein S6, with the protein MRQYELMIILDPELDERTVQPSLDKMLAVVTKEGGTVDNVDFWGRRRLAYDIKKKSEGIYAVVNMTAESATAKELDRQLGLNESVLRTKLLRADA; encoded by the coding sequence ATGCGTCAGTACGAACTCATGATCATCCTCGACCCCGAGCTTGATGAGCGCACCGTCCAGCCCTCGCTGGACAAGATGCTCGCAGTCGTGACCAAGGAGGGTGGCACCGTCGACAACGTCGACTTCTGGGGTCGCCGCCGTCTGGCCTACGACATCAAGAAGAAGTCCGAGGGCATCTACGCCGTGGTCAACATGACCGCGGAGTCGGCAACCGCCAAGGAGCTTGACCGCCAGCTGGGCTTGAACGAGTCCGTGTTGCGCACCAAGCTGCTTCGCGCCGACGCCTGA
- a CDS encoding C40 family peptidase yields the protein MGSYKPRHLKHEPSLVSNLVSKRGLAVAAATATVVPVIATESASAAPVSAAAPVTARAANVSYGASGYYVTLLQQRLNVHGSRLVVDGRFGPATYSQLVAFQKRYRAVVTGTATDQTWRALLSPNPYRTSRSTTTTRPVATSGIVSIAKQYTGVPYVWGGTTPSGFDCSGFTQYVYRKAGKYIPRTASAQQAAVRRVSTPAAGDLIFSGFPAYHVSIYVSPGYEIAASRPGTTIRVKPIYGYKTYGRA from the coding sequence ATGGGTTCCTACAAGCCGCGTCACCTCAAGCACGAGCCCAGCCTCGTCTCCAACCTCGTGAGCAAGCGTGGTCTGGCTGTTGCAGCCGCCACCGCCACCGTCGTCCCGGTCATCGCCACCGAGTCGGCCTCCGCAGCCCCGGTCTCGGCCGCTGCCCCGGTCACCGCTCGCGCCGCCAACGTCTCGTACGGCGCCTCGGGTTACTACGTGACCCTTCTCCAGCAGCGTCTGAACGTCCACGGCTCGCGTCTCGTGGTCGACGGCCGCTTCGGTCCCGCCACCTACTCGCAGCTGGTCGCCTTCCAGAAGCGTTACCGCGCAGTGGTCACCGGCACCGCCACCGACCAGACCTGGCGTGCGCTGCTGTCGCCGAACCCGTACCGCACCTCGCGTAGCACCACCACCACGCGTCCGGTCGCCACCTCGGGCATCGTGTCGATCGCCAAGCAGTACACCGGCGTTCCCTACGTCTGGGGCGGCACCACCCCCAGCGGCTTCGACTGCTCGGGCTTCACCCAGTACGTCTACCGCAAGGCCGGCAAGTACATCCCGCGCACCGCTTCGGCGCAGCAGGCTGCTGTCCGTCGCGTTTCCACCCCGGCTGCCGGCGACCTGATCTTCTCGGGCTTCCCGGCCTACCACGTGTCGATCTACGTCAGCCCCGGCTACGAGATCGCTGCCAGCCGCCCAGGCACCACGATCCGCGTCAAGCCGATCTACGGCTACAAGACCTACGGTCGCGCCTGA
- the rplI gene encoding 50S ribosomal protein L9, with translation MKIILTHEVHGLGSAGDVVDVKDGYARNFLLPRSLATPWTKGGQKQVEAITKAREVRAVKSLDDAKALKGSLESAKVNLAARAGDTGRLFGAVTTADIADAVKAAGAGDVDRRTIQVAKPIRALGEHEVQVRLHPEVAAVLKLNVVAAK, from the coding sequence ATGAAGATCATCCTTACCCACGAGGTGCACGGCCTCGGTTCCGCCGGTGACGTCGTCGACGTCAAGGACGGCTACGCCCGCAACTTCCTGCTGCCCCGCAGCTTGGCCACTCCGTGGACCAAGGGCGGCCAGAAGCAGGTCGAGGCGATCACCAAGGCCCGCGAGGTGCGTGCGGTGAAGTCGCTGGACGACGCCAAGGCACTCAAGGGCTCCTTGGAGTCGGCGAAGGTCAACCTGGCGGCGCGTGCCGGTGACACCGGACGCCTCTTCGGTGCGGTCACCACCGCCGACATCGCGGACGCCGTCAAGGCTGCCGGTGCCGGCGACGTCGACCGTCGCACCATCCAGGTCGCCAAGCCGATCCGCGCGCTGGGCGAGCACGAGGTGCAGGTGCGCCTGCACCCGGAGGTCGCCGCCGTTCTGAAGCTGAACGTCGTCGCCGCGAAGTGA
- a CDS encoding peptidoglycan-binding protein codes for MTTITPRHQKHRPGILSRIAPAVAARKSVVLGGTALAVPATALGAVSAHATPVQATPIRATPGVPGATPTTTTTPSTPVAMPTVWRGSTGAAVKVLQQKLSIEADGWFGPVTERSVRAFQSSKSLVVDGVVGPLTWASLNGTTTPPPVTPPPVTPPPVTPPPACEVTTIRFGSTGTLVQEFQRKLNAGLAVDGQFGALTLSATRAFQASKGLPVTGVVDAATWAAAGGFPCDTTPEPPPVVDPPADSTAGQRILAAARKYLGVPYVWGGSTPSGFDCSGLTQYVYREAGLTIPRTASMQQRAMTRVATPQPGDLVFFGTPAYHVGIWVSEGTMIAAPYPGQVVRQQPIYNTPSGYARVTS; via the coding sequence ATGACGACGATCACGCCTCGGCACCAGAAGCACCGTCCAGGAATTCTTTCCCGTATCGCGCCCGCTGTGGCAGCCCGTAAGAGCGTTGTCCTCGGCGGTACCGCCCTGGCCGTGCCCGCGACGGCGCTCGGAGCTGTGAGTGCTCACGCGACCCCGGTGCAGGCCACGCCGATCAGGGCCACCCCGGGCGTTCCGGGCGCGACCCCCACCACGACCACCACTCCCAGCACGCCCGTGGCCATGCCGACGGTCTGGCGAGGATCGACCGGTGCTGCGGTGAAGGTCCTGCAGCAGAAGCTGTCGATCGAGGCGGACGGTTGGTTCGGCCCGGTCACCGAGCGCAGCGTGCGTGCCTTCCAGTCGTCCAAGTCGCTGGTCGTCGACGGTGTCGTCGGACCGCTCACGTGGGCCTCCCTGAACGGCACCACGACGCCGCCGCCCGTGACCCCTCCGCCGGTCACCCCGCCGCCCGTGACGCCTCCGCCCGCCTGCGAAGTGACGACGATCCGCTTCGGCTCCACCGGCACCCTGGTGCAGGAGTTCCAGCGCAAGCTGAATGCCGGTCTGGCCGTCGACGGACAGTTCGGAGCACTCACGCTGTCAGCCACCCGCGCCTTCCAGGCGTCCAAGGGTCTGCCGGTCACCGGCGTCGTCGACGCCGCCACCTGGGCCGCTGCCGGTGGCTTCCCGTGCGACACGACGCCCGAGCCTCCGCCGGTCGTCGACCCGCCGGCCGACAGCACGGCCGGTCAGCGCATCCTGGCCGCCGCGCGCAAGTACCTCGGCGTGCCGTACGTGTGGGGCGGATCCACTCCGTCCGGTTTCGACTGCTCGGGGCTGACCCAGTACGTCTACCGGGAGGCGGGCCTCACCATTCCGAGGACCGCGAGCATGCAGCAGCGCGCCATGACGCGCGTCGCCACGCCGCAGCCGGGCGACCTGGTGTTCTTCGGAACCCCGGCGTACCACGTCGGCATCTGGGTCTCGGAGGGCACGATGATCGCCGCTCCGTACCCGGGTCAGGTCGTGCGTCAGCAGCCGATCTACAACACCCCGTCCGGGTACGCCCGCGTCACCAGCTGA
- a CDS encoding inositol-3-phosphate synthase, with protein sequence MGSIRVAIVGVGNCATSLVQGVEYYKDADAASTVPGLMHVKFGDYHVNDVEFVAAFDVDDKKVGKDISEAINASENNTIKICDVPTKGVEVQRGHTLDGLGKYYRLTIDESAAEPVDVVQALKDAKVDVLVSYLPVGSEEADKFYAQCAIDAGVAFVNALPVFIASDPEWAKKFEDAGVPIIGDDIKSQVGATITHRVMAKLFEDRGVVLDRTYQLNVGGNMDFKNMLERERLESKKVSKTQAVTSNLNGPLAGVGADDRNVHIGPSDYVAWLDDRKWAYVRLEGRAFGDAPLNLEYKLEVWDSPNSAGIIIDAIRAAKIAKDRGIGGALLSASSYLMKSPPEQREDTEGRAKLEAFIQGTEER encoded by the coding sequence ATGGGTTCCATTCGCGTCGCCATCGTGGGCGTCGGCAACTGCGCCACCTCGCTGGTGCAGGGTGTGGAGTACTACAAGGACGCTGACGCGGCCTCGACCGTCCCCGGTCTGATGCACGTGAAGTTCGGCGACTACCACGTCAATGATGTGGAGTTCGTTGCTGCGTTCGACGTCGACGACAAGAAGGTCGGCAAGGACATCTCCGAGGCGATCAACGCCTCCGAGAACAACACCATCAAGATCTGCGACGTGCCGACCAAGGGCGTCGAAGTGCAGCGTGGCCACACCCTCGACGGCCTCGGTAAGTACTACCGCCTGACGATCGACGAGTCGGCAGCCGAGCCGGTCGACGTGGTGCAGGCGCTGAAGGACGCGAAGGTCGACGTGCTCGTCTCCTACCTCCCGGTGGGTTCGGAAGAGGCCGACAAGTTCTACGCGCAGTGCGCCATCGACGCAGGCGTCGCGTTCGTCAACGCACTGCCGGTGTTCATCGCTTCCGACCCGGAATGGGCCAAGAAGTTCGAGGACGCGGGCGTGCCGATCATCGGTGACGACATCAAGAGCCAGGTGGGCGCGACGATCACCCACCGTGTCATGGCGAAGCTGTTCGAGGACCGCGGCGTGGTGCTCGACCGCACCTACCAGCTGAACGTCGGCGGCAACATGGACTTCAAGAACATGCTCGAGCGCGAGCGCCTTGAGTCCAAGAAGGTCAGCAAGACCCAGGCTGTCACCTCCAACCTCAATGGCCCGCTGGCCGGGGTCGGCGCGGACGACCGCAATGTGCACATCGGCCCGTCCGACTACGTCGCCTGGCTGGACGACCGCAAGTGGGCCTACGTGCGCCTCGAGGGTCGTGCGTTCGGTGACGCCCCGCTGAACCTGGAGTACAAGCTCGAGGTGTGGGACTCCCCCAACTCCGCCGGCATCATCATCGACGCCATCCGCGCGGCGAAGATCGCCAAGGACCGCGGTATCGGTGGCGCCCTGCTGTCGGCGTCGTCCTACCTGATGAAGAGCCCGCCGGAGCAGCGCGAGGACACCGAAGGTCGCGCCAAGCTCGAGGCCTTCATCCAGGGCACCGAAGAGCGCTGA
- the rpsR gene encoding 30S ribosomal protein S18, which yields MAKPVVRKPKKKANPLKAAKVENIDYKDVALLRKFISDRGKIRARRVTGVSVQEQRLIANAVKNAREMALLPYSSSAR from the coding sequence ATGGCCAAGCCCGTTGTGCGTAAGCCCAAGAAGAAGGCCAACCCGCTGAAGGCGGCGAAGGTCGAGAACATCGACTACAAGGACGTTGCGCTGCTGCGCAAGTTCATCAGCGACCGCGGCAAGATCCGCGCGCGCCGGGTCACCGGTGTGTCCGTGCAGGAGCAGCGCCTGATCGCCAACGCCGTCAAGAACGCGCGTGAGATGGCACTGCTGCCCTACTCGTCGTCCGCACGCTGA